One window from the genome of Hippoglossus hippoglossus isolate fHipHip1 chromosome 10, fHipHip1.pri, whole genome shotgun sequence encodes:
- the ssrp1a gene encoding FACT complex subunit SSRP1a isoform X2, translating into MGDTLEFSDIYQEVKGSWNDGRLRFSKQNVVYKSTKTGKVDSISAGDLNLAQWRRVCLGHGIKLGTSSGNFYKYDGFRDTDFEKISEFFKANYKVELTEKDMCVKGWNWGTAKFSGPQLSFEVNDNSAFEIPLSNVSQCATGKNEVTLEFHQNDDTEVSLMEVRFYVPPSQADERQDPVEAFAQNVLCKADVIQATGDAVCVFKELQCLTPRGRYDIRIYPSFLHLHGKTFDYKIPYTTVLRLFLLPHKDQRQMFFVISLDPPIKQGQTRYHFLILLFSKEEELSLTLNMSEEDVERRFEGKLSKNMSGSLYEMVSRVMKSLVNRKITVPGNFQGHSGAQCITCSYKASSGLLYPLERGFIYVHKPPVHLRFEEISCVNFARGTTTTRSFDFEIETKQGNQYTFSSIEREEYGKLFDFVNAKKLNIKNRGFKEGMKGNKDEYSDSDDDQHDAYLERMKAEGKIREEGNDSDESDGGSDESFNPGEEDDDIAEEYDSNASASDSSEDGDESGDEGEKKKKVKKEKVVKEKKERKPRKEKKQKDPGAPKRPMSAYMIWLNASRERIKSENPGISITEISKKAGEMWRQLEKEDKEEWETKAGEAKRQYEKAKKEYKESGGGIGVGVSPSSSKKESKKSGGKKDEKKRKSAGGEKEKERGGGNDSFKSREFIETSEESSSDSDHKSKSKRKKKKKRRKRRLPHPQWRSPTKHTLLPRRTHKGPIIYTFHVDVTQTD; encoded by the exons AACGACGGCCGGCTGCGCTTCAGTAAGCAAAATGTGGTTTATAAGAGCACCAAGACGGGGAAGGTGGACAGCATCTCGGCTGGTGACCTCAACCTGGCTCAGTGGAGACGAGTGTGTTTAGGTCACGGCATCAAACTGGGCACCAGCTCAGGAAACTTCTACAAATACGACGGCTTCAGAGACACG gactttgaaaagatctCCGAGTTCTTCAAGGCGAACTACAAGGTGGAGctgacagagaaagacatgTGTGTGAAGGGCTGGAACTGGGGAACAGCCAAGTTCTCAG GACCACAGTTATCATTTGAAGTAAATGACAACTCAGCCTTTGAGATCCCACTGTCCAACGTCTCCCAGTGTGCCACAGGGAAGAATGAAGTCACTCTGGAGTTTCACCAGAATGACGACACAGAGGTGTCGCTCATGGAAGTCCGATTCTACGTCCCTCCCAGCCAGGCTGATGAGCGACAAGACCCTGTTGAA GCATTTGCCCAGAATGTGTTGTGTAAGGCCGACGTGATCCAGGCCACAGGAGAcgctgtgtgtgtcttcaaaGAACTGCAGTGTCTTACTCCCAGAGGAAG ataTGACATTCGTATCTACCCCTCCTTCCTTCACCTCCATGGTAAGACCTTCGACTACAAGATACCCTACACTACTGTCCTCCGTCTATTCCTGCTGCCACACAAGGACCAAAGGCAGATGTTCTTTGTG ATCAGTCTGGATCCTCCCATCAAGCAGGGACAGACGCGTTATCATTTTCTGATTCTGCTCTTCTCCAAGGAAGAGGAACTCAGCCTCACTCTCAACATGAGCGA AGAAGATGTGGAGCGTCGCTTTGAGGGCAAACTCAGTAAAAACATGTCGGGGTCACTGTACGAAATGGTCAGCAGGGTGATGAAGTCGCTGGTCAACCGCAAGATCACTGTGCCTGGAAACTTCCAAGG TCACTCTGGGGCTCAGTGCATCACCTGCTCGTACAAGGCATCCTCAGGCCTCCTCTACCCGCTGGAGAGAGGTTTCATCTACGTCCACAAGCCGCCCGTGCACCTGCGTTTCGAGGAAATCTCCTGTGTCAACTTTGCCAGAGGAACCACCACGACACGATCGTTCGACTTTGAGATAGAGACCAAGCAGGGAAACCAGTATACCTTCAGCAGCATTGAGAG AGAAGAATACGGCAAACTGTTTGACTTTGTCAACGCCAAGAAGCTCAACATCAAGAACAGAGGGTTCAAAGAG GGCATGAAAGGTAACAAGGACGAGTACAGCGACTCTGACGACGACCAGCACGATGCTTATCTGGAGAGGATGAAGGCTGAAGGCAAGATCAGAGAGGAGGGCAATGACAGCGACGAGTCAGACGGTGGAAGCG ATGAGTCGTTTAACCCGGGAGAAGAAGACGACGACATCGCAGAAGA GTACGATAGCAATGCCTCAGCAAGCGACAGCAGTGAAGACGGCGATGAAAGCGGCGATGAgggtgagaaaaagaagaaggtcaagaaagaaaaagtagtgaaggagaaaaaagaaaggaaaccgCGCAAAGAG aaaaagcagaaggaCCCCGGCGCACCCAAGAGGCCGATGAGTGCCTACATGATTTGGCTGAACGCCAGTCGTGAACGAATCAAGTCAGAGAATCCAGGAATCTCCATCACCGAGATTTCAAAGAAGGCCGGAGAAATGTGGAGACAACTGGAAAAAGAGGATAAAGAG GAGTGGGAAACAAAGGCAGGAGAAGCCAAGAGGCAGTATGAGAAAGCAAAGAAGGAGTACAAAGAGAGTGGTGGTGGCATTGGCGTTGGCGTCTCACCCTCAAGTTCCAAGAA GGAGAGTAAAAAATCAGGAGGTAAAAAAGacgagaagaagaggaagtctGCTGgtggagagaaggaaaaggagcGAGGAGGTGGCAACGACAGCTTCAAGAGCCGCGAGTTTATCGAGACCAGCGAAGAGAGTTCATCAGACTCTGACCACAAGAGCAAGtccaagaggaagaagaagaagaag aggaggaagaggcggcTTCCACATCCTCAGTGGAGGAGTCCGACTAAACACACGCTCTTACCCCGTCGTACACACAAAGGACCAATCATTTATACTTTTCATGTTgatgtcacacaaacagactga
- the ssrp1a gene encoding FACT complex subunit SSRP1a isoform X4 — protein sequence MGDTLEFSDIYQEVKGSWNDGRLRFSKQNVVYKSTKTGKVDSISAGDLNLAQWRRVCLGHGIKLGTSSGNFYKYDGFRDTDFEKISEFFKANYKVELTEKDMCVKGWNWGTAKFSGPQLSFEVNDNSAFEIPLSNVSQCATGKNEVTLEFHQNDDTEVSLMEVRFYVPPSQADERQDPVEAFAQNVLCKADVIQATGDAVCVFKELQCLTPRGRYDIRIYPSFLHLHGKTFDYKIPYTTVLRLFLLPHKDQRQMFFVISLDPPIKQGQTRYHFLILLFSKEEELSLTLNMSEEDVERRFEGKLSKNMSGSLYEMVSRVMKSLVNRKITVPGNFQGHSGAQCITCSYKASSGLLYPLERGFIYVHKPPVHLRFEEISCVNFARGTTTTRSFDFEIETKQGNQYTFSSIEREEYGKLFDFVNAKKLNIKNRGFKEGMKGNKDEYSDSDDDQHDAYLERMKAEGKIREEGNDSDESDGGSDESFNPGEEDDDIAEEYDSNASASDSSEDGDESGDEGEKKKKVKKEKVVKEKKERKPRKEKKQKDPGAPKRPMSAYMIWLNASRERIKSENPGISITEISKKAGEMWRQLEKEDKEEWETKAGEAKRQYEKAKKEYKESGGGIGVGVSPSSSKKESKKSGGKKDEKKRKSAGGEKEKERGGGNDSFKSREFIETSEESSSDSDHKSKSKRKKKKKESEEEEEEAASTSSVEESD from the exons AACGACGGCCGGCTGCGCTTCAGTAAGCAAAATGTGGTTTATAAGAGCACCAAGACGGGGAAGGTGGACAGCATCTCGGCTGGTGACCTCAACCTGGCTCAGTGGAGACGAGTGTGTTTAGGTCACGGCATCAAACTGGGCACCAGCTCAGGAAACTTCTACAAATACGACGGCTTCAGAGACACG gactttgaaaagatctCCGAGTTCTTCAAGGCGAACTACAAGGTGGAGctgacagagaaagacatgTGTGTGAAGGGCTGGAACTGGGGAACAGCCAAGTTCTCAG GACCACAGTTATCATTTGAAGTAAATGACAACTCAGCCTTTGAGATCCCACTGTCCAACGTCTCCCAGTGTGCCACAGGGAAGAATGAAGTCACTCTGGAGTTTCACCAGAATGACGACACAGAGGTGTCGCTCATGGAAGTCCGATTCTACGTCCCTCCCAGCCAGGCTGATGAGCGACAAGACCCTGTTGAA GCATTTGCCCAGAATGTGTTGTGTAAGGCCGACGTGATCCAGGCCACAGGAGAcgctgtgtgtgtcttcaaaGAACTGCAGTGTCTTACTCCCAGAGGAAG ataTGACATTCGTATCTACCCCTCCTTCCTTCACCTCCATGGTAAGACCTTCGACTACAAGATACCCTACACTACTGTCCTCCGTCTATTCCTGCTGCCACACAAGGACCAAAGGCAGATGTTCTTTGTG ATCAGTCTGGATCCTCCCATCAAGCAGGGACAGACGCGTTATCATTTTCTGATTCTGCTCTTCTCCAAGGAAGAGGAACTCAGCCTCACTCTCAACATGAGCGA AGAAGATGTGGAGCGTCGCTTTGAGGGCAAACTCAGTAAAAACATGTCGGGGTCACTGTACGAAATGGTCAGCAGGGTGATGAAGTCGCTGGTCAACCGCAAGATCACTGTGCCTGGAAACTTCCAAGG TCACTCTGGGGCTCAGTGCATCACCTGCTCGTACAAGGCATCCTCAGGCCTCCTCTACCCGCTGGAGAGAGGTTTCATCTACGTCCACAAGCCGCCCGTGCACCTGCGTTTCGAGGAAATCTCCTGTGTCAACTTTGCCAGAGGAACCACCACGACACGATCGTTCGACTTTGAGATAGAGACCAAGCAGGGAAACCAGTATACCTTCAGCAGCATTGAGAG AGAAGAATACGGCAAACTGTTTGACTTTGTCAACGCCAAGAAGCTCAACATCAAGAACAGAGGGTTCAAAGAG GGCATGAAAGGTAACAAGGACGAGTACAGCGACTCTGACGACGACCAGCACGATGCTTATCTGGAGAGGATGAAGGCTGAAGGCAAGATCAGAGAGGAGGGCAATGACAGCGACGAGTCAGACGGTGGAAGCG ATGAGTCGTTTAACCCGGGAGAAGAAGACGACGACATCGCAGAAGA GTACGATAGCAATGCCTCAGCAAGCGACAGCAGTGAAGACGGCGATGAAAGCGGCGATGAgggtgagaaaaagaagaaggtcaagaaagaaaaagtagtgaaggagaaaaaagaaaggaaaccgCGCAAAGAG aaaaagcagaaggaCCCCGGCGCACCCAAGAGGCCGATGAGTGCCTACATGATTTGGCTGAACGCCAGTCGTGAACGAATCAAGTCAGAGAATCCAGGAATCTCCATCACCGAGATTTCAAAGAAGGCCGGAGAAATGTGGAGACAACTGGAAAAAGAGGATAAAGAG GAGTGGGAAACAAAGGCAGGAGAAGCCAAGAGGCAGTATGAGAAAGCAAAGAAGGAGTACAAAGAGAGTGGTGGTGGCATTGGCGTTGGCGTCTCACCCTCAAGTTCCAAGAA GGAGAGTAAAAAATCAGGAGGTAAAAAAGacgagaagaagaggaagtctGCTGgtggagagaaggaaaaggagcGAGGAGGTGGCAACGACAGCTTCAAGAGCCGCGAGTTTATCGAGACCAGCGAAGAGAGTTCATCAGACTCTGACCACAAGAGCAAGtccaagaggaagaagaagaagaag GAAtcggaagaagaggaggaagaggcggcTTCCACATCCTCAGTGGAGGAGTCCGACTAA
- the ssrp1a gene encoding FACT complex subunit SSRP1a isoform X1, with product MGDTLEFSDIYQEVKGSWNDGRLRFSKQNVVYKSTKTGKVDSISAGDLNLAQWRRVCLGHGIKLGTSSGNFYKYDGFRDTDFEKISEFFKANYKVELTEKDMCVKGWNWGTAKFSGPQLSFEVNDNSAFEIPLSNVSQCATGKNEVTLEFHQNDDTEVSLMEVRFYVPPSQADERQDPVEAFAQNVLCKADVIQATGDAVCVFKELQCLTPRGRYDIRIYPSFLHLHGKTFDYKIPYTTVLRLFLLPHKDQRQMFFVISLDPPIKQGQTRYHFLILLFSKEEELSLTLNMSEEDVERRFEGKLSKNMSGSLYEMVSRVMKSLVNRKITVPGNFQGHSGAQCITCSYKASSGLLYPLERGFIYVHKPPVHLRFEEISCVNFARGTTTTRSFDFEIETKQGNQYTFSSIEREEYGKLFDFVNAKKLNIKNRGFKEKKGMKGNKDEYSDSDDDQHDAYLERMKAEGKIREEGNDSDESDGGSDESFNPGEEDDDIAEEYDSNASASDSSEDGDESGDEGEKKKKVKKEKVVKEKKERKPRKEKKQKDPGAPKRPMSAYMIWLNASRERIKSENPGISITEISKKAGEMWRQLEKEDKEEWETKAGEAKRQYEKAKKEYKESGGGIGVGVSPSSSKKESKKSGGKKDEKKRKSAGGEKEKERGGGNDSFKSREFIETSEESSSDSDHKSKSKRKKKKKRRKRRLPHPQWRSPTKHTLLPRRTHKGPIIYTFHVDVTQTD from the exons AACGACGGCCGGCTGCGCTTCAGTAAGCAAAATGTGGTTTATAAGAGCACCAAGACGGGGAAGGTGGACAGCATCTCGGCTGGTGACCTCAACCTGGCTCAGTGGAGACGAGTGTGTTTAGGTCACGGCATCAAACTGGGCACCAGCTCAGGAAACTTCTACAAATACGACGGCTTCAGAGACACG gactttgaaaagatctCCGAGTTCTTCAAGGCGAACTACAAGGTGGAGctgacagagaaagacatgTGTGTGAAGGGCTGGAACTGGGGAACAGCCAAGTTCTCAG GACCACAGTTATCATTTGAAGTAAATGACAACTCAGCCTTTGAGATCCCACTGTCCAACGTCTCCCAGTGTGCCACAGGGAAGAATGAAGTCACTCTGGAGTTTCACCAGAATGACGACACAGAGGTGTCGCTCATGGAAGTCCGATTCTACGTCCCTCCCAGCCAGGCTGATGAGCGACAAGACCCTGTTGAA GCATTTGCCCAGAATGTGTTGTGTAAGGCCGACGTGATCCAGGCCACAGGAGAcgctgtgtgtgtcttcaaaGAACTGCAGTGTCTTACTCCCAGAGGAAG ataTGACATTCGTATCTACCCCTCCTTCCTTCACCTCCATGGTAAGACCTTCGACTACAAGATACCCTACACTACTGTCCTCCGTCTATTCCTGCTGCCACACAAGGACCAAAGGCAGATGTTCTTTGTG ATCAGTCTGGATCCTCCCATCAAGCAGGGACAGACGCGTTATCATTTTCTGATTCTGCTCTTCTCCAAGGAAGAGGAACTCAGCCTCACTCTCAACATGAGCGA AGAAGATGTGGAGCGTCGCTTTGAGGGCAAACTCAGTAAAAACATGTCGGGGTCACTGTACGAAATGGTCAGCAGGGTGATGAAGTCGCTGGTCAACCGCAAGATCACTGTGCCTGGAAACTTCCAAGG TCACTCTGGGGCTCAGTGCATCACCTGCTCGTACAAGGCATCCTCAGGCCTCCTCTACCCGCTGGAGAGAGGTTTCATCTACGTCCACAAGCCGCCCGTGCACCTGCGTTTCGAGGAAATCTCCTGTGTCAACTTTGCCAGAGGAACCACCACGACACGATCGTTCGACTTTGAGATAGAGACCAAGCAGGGAAACCAGTATACCTTCAGCAGCATTGAGAG AGAAGAATACGGCAAACTGTTTGACTTTGTCAACGCCAAGAAGCTCAACATCAAGAACAGAGGGTTCAAAGAG AAGAAG GGCATGAAAGGTAACAAGGACGAGTACAGCGACTCTGACGACGACCAGCACGATGCTTATCTGGAGAGGATGAAGGCTGAAGGCAAGATCAGAGAGGAGGGCAATGACAGCGACGAGTCAGACGGTGGAAGCG ATGAGTCGTTTAACCCGGGAGAAGAAGACGACGACATCGCAGAAGA GTACGATAGCAATGCCTCAGCAAGCGACAGCAGTGAAGACGGCGATGAAAGCGGCGATGAgggtgagaaaaagaagaaggtcaagaaagaaaaagtagtgaaggagaaaaaagaaaggaaaccgCGCAAAGAG aaaaagcagaaggaCCCCGGCGCACCCAAGAGGCCGATGAGTGCCTACATGATTTGGCTGAACGCCAGTCGTGAACGAATCAAGTCAGAGAATCCAGGAATCTCCATCACCGAGATTTCAAAGAAGGCCGGAGAAATGTGGAGACAACTGGAAAAAGAGGATAAAGAG GAGTGGGAAACAAAGGCAGGAGAAGCCAAGAGGCAGTATGAGAAAGCAAAGAAGGAGTACAAAGAGAGTGGTGGTGGCATTGGCGTTGGCGTCTCACCCTCAAGTTCCAAGAA GGAGAGTAAAAAATCAGGAGGTAAAAAAGacgagaagaagaggaagtctGCTGgtggagagaaggaaaaggagcGAGGAGGTGGCAACGACAGCTTCAAGAGCCGCGAGTTTATCGAGACCAGCGAAGAGAGTTCATCAGACTCTGACCACAAGAGCAAGtccaagaggaagaagaagaagaag aggaggaagaggcggcTTCCACATCCTCAGTGGAGGAGTCCGACTAAACACACGCTCTTACCCCGTCGTACACACAAAGGACCAATCATTTATACTTTTCATGTTgatgtcacacaaacagactga
- the ssrp1a gene encoding FACT complex subunit SSRP1a isoform X3: protein MGDTLEFSDIYQEVKGSWNDGRLRFSKQNVVYKSTKTGKVDSISAGDLNLAQWRRVCLGHGIKLGTSSGNFYKYDGFRDTDFEKISEFFKANYKVELTEKDMCVKGWNWGTAKFSGPQLSFEVNDNSAFEIPLSNVSQCATGKNEVTLEFHQNDDTEVSLMEVRFYVPPSQADERQDPVEAFAQNVLCKADVIQATGDAVCVFKELQCLTPRGRYDIRIYPSFLHLHGKTFDYKIPYTTVLRLFLLPHKDQRQMFFVISLDPPIKQGQTRYHFLILLFSKEEELSLTLNMSEEDVERRFEGKLSKNMSGSLYEMVSRVMKSLVNRKITVPGNFQGHSGAQCITCSYKASSGLLYPLERGFIYVHKPPVHLRFEEISCVNFARGTTTTRSFDFEIETKQGNQYTFSSIEREEYGKLFDFVNAKKLNIKNRGFKEKKGMKGNKDEYSDSDDDQHDAYLERMKAEGKIREEGNDSDESDGGSDESFNPGEEDDDIAEEYDSNASASDSSEDGDESGDEGEKKKKVKKEKVVKEKKERKPRKEKKQKDPGAPKRPMSAYMIWLNASRERIKSENPGISITEISKKAGEMWRQLEKEDKEEWETKAGEAKRQYEKAKKEYKESGGGIGVGVSPSSSKKESKKSGGKKDEKKRKSAGGEKEKERGGGNDSFKSREFIETSEESSSDSDHKSKSKRKKKKKESEEEEEEAASTSSVEESD from the exons AACGACGGCCGGCTGCGCTTCAGTAAGCAAAATGTGGTTTATAAGAGCACCAAGACGGGGAAGGTGGACAGCATCTCGGCTGGTGACCTCAACCTGGCTCAGTGGAGACGAGTGTGTTTAGGTCACGGCATCAAACTGGGCACCAGCTCAGGAAACTTCTACAAATACGACGGCTTCAGAGACACG gactttgaaaagatctCCGAGTTCTTCAAGGCGAACTACAAGGTGGAGctgacagagaaagacatgTGTGTGAAGGGCTGGAACTGGGGAACAGCCAAGTTCTCAG GACCACAGTTATCATTTGAAGTAAATGACAACTCAGCCTTTGAGATCCCACTGTCCAACGTCTCCCAGTGTGCCACAGGGAAGAATGAAGTCACTCTGGAGTTTCACCAGAATGACGACACAGAGGTGTCGCTCATGGAAGTCCGATTCTACGTCCCTCCCAGCCAGGCTGATGAGCGACAAGACCCTGTTGAA GCATTTGCCCAGAATGTGTTGTGTAAGGCCGACGTGATCCAGGCCACAGGAGAcgctgtgtgtgtcttcaaaGAACTGCAGTGTCTTACTCCCAGAGGAAG ataTGACATTCGTATCTACCCCTCCTTCCTTCACCTCCATGGTAAGACCTTCGACTACAAGATACCCTACACTACTGTCCTCCGTCTATTCCTGCTGCCACACAAGGACCAAAGGCAGATGTTCTTTGTG ATCAGTCTGGATCCTCCCATCAAGCAGGGACAGACGCGTTATCATTTTCTGATTCTGCTCTTCTCCAAGGAAGAGGAACTCAGCCTCACTCTCAACATGAGCGA AGAAGATGTGGAGCGTCGCTTTGAGGGCAAACTCAGTAAAAACATGTCGGGGTCACTGTACGAAATGGTCAGCAGGGTGATGAAGTCGCTGGTCAACCGCAAGATCACTGTGCCTGGAAACTTCCAAGG TCACTCTGGGGCTCAGTGCATCACCTGCTCGTACAAGGCATCCTCAGGCCTCCTCTACCCGCTGGAGAGAGGTTTCATCTACGTCCACAAGCCGCCCGTGCACCTGCGTTTCGAGGAAATCTCCTGTGTCAACTTTGCCAGAGGAACCACCACGACACGATCGTTCGACTTTGAGATAGAGACCAAGCAGGGAAACCAGTATACCTTCAGCAGCATTGAGAG AGAAGAATACGGCAAACTGTTTGACTTTGTCAACGCCAAGAAGCTCAACATCAAGAACAGAGGGTTCAAAGAG AAGAAG GGCATGAAAGGTAACAAGGACGAGTACAGCGACTCTGACGACGACCAGCACGATGCTTATCTGGAGAGGATGAAGGCTGAAGGCAAGATCAGAGAGGAGGGCAATGACAGCGACGAGTCAGACGGTGGAAGCG ATGAGTCGTTTAACCCGGGAGAAGAAGACGACGACATCGCAGAAGA GTACGATAGCAATGCCTCAGCAAGCGACAGCAGTGAAGACGGCGATGAAAGCGGCGATGAgggtgagaaaaagaagaaggtcaagaaagaaaaagtagtgaaggagaaaaaagaaaggaaaccgCGCAAAGAG aaaaagcagaaggaCCCCGGCGCACCCAAGAGGCCGATGAGTGCCTACATGATTTGGCTGAACGCCAGTCGTGAACGAATCAAGTCAGAGAATCCAGGAATCTCCATCACCGAGATTTCAAAGAAGGCCGGAGAAATGTGGAGACAACTGGAAAAAGAGGATAAAGAG GAGTGGGAAACAAAGGCAGGAGAAGCCAAGAGGCAGTATGAGAAAGCAAAGAAGGAGTACAAAGAGAGTGGTGGTGGCATTGGCGTTGGCGTCTCACCCTCAAGTTCCAAGAA GGAGAGTAAAAAATCAGGAGGTAAAAAAGacgagaagaagaggaagtctGCTGgtggagagaaggaaaaggagcGAGGAGGTGGCAACGACAGCTTCAAGAGCCGCGAGTTTATCGAGACCAGCGAAGAGAGTTCATCAGACTCTGACCACAAGAGCAAGtccaagaggaagaagaagaagaag GAAtcggaagaagaggaggaagaggcggcTTCCACATCCTCAGTGGAGGAGTCCGACTAA